The Pseudomonas sp. R4-35-07 nucleotide sequence TTGCCTTTCGCGACCCGCCGCTGTTGAACGCCAGCGGCATCCACGAGCCTTTCGCGCTGCGCTCGATCATCGAGATTGAAAGCGACACCGGCTACATCGGCCTCGGCGAAAGCTATGGTGATGCCCCGGCGCTGGCGATCCAGCAGCAGGTGCAGCAACAGCTGATCGGCCTGGACCCGTTCAACCTCAATGGCCTGCGCGCTATCGTGCAGGCCACCGTGGCCGCTCATAAACCGCTGAGCGTGGCCGGTGCGGAACTGGCGCCGGGCTCCCATGCCAGCAAAGCCGTGAGCAATGCCTATTCGGCGTTCGAAGTGGCGTTTCTCGACCTGCAGGCGCATTCGCTGAATGTACCGCTGGTGGACCTGCTCGGCGGCGCGATCCGTGACCAGATCCCGTTCAGCGCCTACCTGTTTTTCAAATACGCCGAACACATCGATTCGCCCTACAAGCCCGACAGCTGGGGCGAAGCCCTGACTGAAGCGCAGATCGTCGACCAGGCTCGGCGCATGCTCGAGACCTACGGTTTCAAAAGCATCAAGCTCAAGGCCGGCGCACTGGAACCCGAGCATGAAGTGCGCTGCATCAAGGCGCTGAAAAAGGCCTTTCCCGGTGTGCCGCTGCGCATCGACCCGAACGCTAACTGGTCTCTGGCCACCTCGATTCGCATGGCCGAACTGCTCGGCGACGACCTGCAATATTACGAAGACCCGACCCCCGGCCTGGACGGCATGGCCGAGCTGCACACACGCACCGGCTTGCCTCTGGCGACCAATATGGTGGTCACCGATTTTGACGAGTTCCGCCGCAGCGTGGCGTTGAACAGCGTGCAGATCGTGCTGGCCGACCATCATTACTGGGGTGGCCTGCGCGACACCCAGGTGCTGGCGAAAATGTGCCACACCTTCGGCTTGGGCGTGTCGATGCACTCCAACTCACACCTGGGCATCAGCCTGATGGCCATGGCCCACGTCGCGGCGTCGGTGCCCAACCTCGACTATGCCTGCGATACGCATTACCCCTGGCAGGAGCCAGACGAAGAAGTGATCAAGGGCGGCAAGCTGCCCATCGTCGACGGCTGCGTGAGCATCACCCGCGCGCCGGGGCTGGGCCTGGAGCTGGACCACGATCAGTTGGGCAAGCTGCATGACCAATACCTCAGTTGCGGTATCCGCCAGCGTGACGATGTGAAACAGATGCAGCGCTATCAACCGCAGTGGAAAACCGTCAAACCACGTTTCTGAAGCCGGTCGCTTGCTTTGCCCGGTGCCGTACTCGCGTGCGTCGCCGGGCCTTTTTTATGCGCTGCCTCAGCCCTCGAATCGAAACCCTCCCGCCAGCTGCGCCTTTAAAAAACCTACCAGCGCGTTCACTGCCTTCGGCACATGGGGCGAGTAGGGGCGGATCAGGTAGATTTCATCGGCAAATGCGCCCTTGAGCGTCCACCCCTTCAATACCTGCACCAGCTTGCCCTCGGCCAGCGCCGCATGGGCGCTGAAATCCGGCAGCAGGGCGATGCCCAAGTGATTGAGCGCCGCGTCGCGCAGGGCTTCGCTGTTGTTGGTGGCGAAGCTGCCGGCGATGGGCACGGTCAGGCGTTCGAGGTGTTTGCTGCCGCGCTCGAAGGTCCAGGCCGGCTGGTCGGCGCCCCGTGGGTAAAACAGACAGTTGTGCGCCGACAGGTTGCTCGGCTCGCGGGGTTCGCCATGGCGCTGCAGGTAATCGCGGGTGGCGACCAGCACCGAGGCGGTGTCGCAGAGCTTCCAGGCCACATGGGTCTCGGGTATCTGGAAACCATGGCGCACGGCCAGGTCGTAACCTTCGGCGGCCAGCGAACTCAAGGCGTCGGACACGTCCAGCTGGATGCGCACCTGTGGGTATTGCTGCAGGAATTGCGGCAGATGCGGCACCAGCTGTTGTCGGGCGAACGCCACCGGCGCGGTCAGCCGCACCAGGCCACGCACTTCGCCGGCCAGGTCACGCACCGCAGAGAAACTGCGGGCGATGTGTTCATAGGCGCTGCGCACCTCGCGGGTCAACGACAGCCCCGCATCGGTCAGCCGTACGCTGCGCGTGGTGCGCGTCACCAGGCGGGTGCCGGTGGCTTTTTCCAGGTCGGAAATCCGCTGGCTCACCGCCGACTTGCTCACCCCAAGGCGCGCGGCAGCGGCGGTGTAGGTGCCGTGTTCTTCCAGCACTGAAAGCCAATGGATGTGGGTCCACAGCCCTTCGATCTCTGCTTTTTCCATGGGGGTATTGTTCGCCAGAATGCACAATAAGTTCAGGATTCTGCTCTGGTTAGGAACAAAGCGAAAGCCTAAGGTGTGTACCAACGCCAACCACCTGGATCGCCTGCCATGCCGATTACCCTTGAGCACTACATCAACGACCAGCGCGTGAGCCGCGATGATCGCTATCAGGACGTCTACAACCCGGCCACCGGCGCAGTCACCGCGCGCGTGGCCCTGGCCAGCCGCCAGACCGTGGCTGAAGCCGTCGCCGCCGCCCAGGCCGCCTTTGCCGGTTGGGCCGACACCCCGCCGATCCGCCGCGCCCGTGTGCTGTTCGAATACCTGCACCTGCTGCGTGAACGCAAGGATGACCTGGCACGCATCATCGTCGCTGAGCACGGCAAGGTGTTTACCGATGCCCAGGGCGAAGTCGACCGTGGCATCGACATCCTCGAGTTCGCCTGTGGCATTCCCAACCTGCTCAAGGGCGAACATTCCGACCAGGTTTCCCGTGGCATGGACAACTGGACAATGCGCCAGCCGCTGGGCGTGGTGGCCGGCGTCACGCCGTTCAACTTCCCGGTGATGGTGCCGATGTGGATGTACCCGATCGCGATTGCGGCGGGTAATACCTTCATTCTCAAGCCCAGCCCCACCGACCCGAGCGCCTCGTTGTTCATGGCCGAGCTGCTGCGCGAAGCGGGCCTGCCCAAGGGCGTGTTCAATGTGGTGCAGGGCGACAAGGAAGCGGTGGACGCGCTGATCGAACACCCGGACGTCAAGGCCGTGAGCTTTGTCGGTTCCACGCCGATTGCCCAGTACATCTACGAAAGCGGTGCGCGTAACGGCAAACGCGTGCAAGGCCTGGGCGGCGCGAAAAACCATATGGTGGTGATGCCCGACGCGGATATCGAGCGCACCGTCGACGCCCTGATGGGCGCCGCCTACGGCAGTGCTGGCGAGCGTTGCATGGCAATCTCGGTGGCGGTGCTGGTGGGCGATGTGGGTGACAAGGTCATCGCTGCCTTGACCGAACGCGCCAAGCAACTGCGCATTACCGATGGCCGCGATCTCAAGGCCGAAATGGGCCCGATCGTGTCCCGCGCTGCCCTGGAGCGGATCAGCGGCTATATCGAGCAAGGCGTGCAAGCCGGCGCGCAACTGCTGCTTGATGGTCGCGACTACGTGCCCACCGAAGCGGGTTTGGAAAACGGCTTCTGGCTTGGCGCGACGCTGTTCGACCACGTCACCAAGGAAATGAGTATCTACCGCGAAGAAATCTTCGGCCCGGTGCTGGCCTGCGTGCGCGTGGATGATTTCGCCGCCGCAGTGAAGCTGGTCAACGACCACGAGTTCGGCAACGGCGTCAGCTGCTTCACCCGCGACGGCAACATCGCCCGCGAATTTGCGCGGCGCATCGAAGTGGGCATGGTCGGCATCAACGTTCCGATTCCGGTGCCAATGGCCTGGCATGGGTTTGGTGGCTGGAAAAAAAGCCTGTTTGGCGACATGCATGCCTATGGCACCGAGGGCGTGCGTTTTTACACCAAGCAGAAATCGATCATGCAGCGTTGGTCGGAGAGCATCGAGCAGGGCGCGGAGTTTGCGATGCCGGTGTCGAGGTAAGGTTTACCCTGCTCCAAAAAAAATGCGCCCAATCGGGCGCATTTTTTTTTCGGTCAGCTATCGCCGGTCAGGCAATCGCATCCCAGGCCCGATCACCGTGCTCGTCTTTGATCCGAGTCGGCAAGCCCATCACGTCCAGCGCTTTGAGGAACGGCTCAGCCGGCAGTTCCTCGACGTTGGCCATGTGTTTGACATCCCACTCGCCGCGCGCCACCAGCAGCGCAGCGGCTACCGGTGGGACGCCTGCGGTGTAGGAGATGCCTTGGCTGTCGGTCTCGGCAAAGGCTTCTTCGTGATCAGCCACGTTGTAGATGAACATCTCGCGCGGCTGGCCGTTTTGGGTGCCTTTGACCAGGTCACCAATGCAGGTTTTGCCGGTATAGCCCGGTGCGAGCGATGACGGGTCGGGCAGTACCGCCTTGACCACTTTCAACGGCACCACTTCCAGGCCTTCAGCGGTTTTGACGGGCTTCTCGGAAAGCAGGCCGAGGTTTTTCAGTACGGTGAATACGTTGATGTAGTGTTCACCGAAGCTCATCCAGAAACGCACATTGGGCACGTCGAGGTTTTTCGACAGCGAGTGCACTTCATCGTGGCCGGTGAGGTAGAGGTTCTGCGAACCGACTACCGGCAGGTCGTCGGTGCGTTTGACTTCGAACATGGTGTTGCTGGTCCACTGGCTGTTCTGCCAGCTCCACACCTGTCCGGTGAACTCGCGGAAGTTGATTTCCGGGTCGAAATTGGTGGCGAAGTATTTGCCGTGGGAGCCGGCATTGACGTCGAGAATGTCGATCGAATCAATGCGGTCGAAATGCTGTTGCTGCGCCAGCGCGGCGTACGCGTTGACGACACCCGGGTCGAAGCCCACGCCAAGGATGGCCGTGATGTTCTTCTGTTTGCATTCTTCCAGGTGGTTCCATTCGTAGTTGCCGTACCACGGCGGGGTCTCGCAGACCTTGCCCGGCTCTTCGTGGATGGCGGTGTCGAGGTAAGCCACGCCCGTATCGATGCAGGCACGCAGCACCGACATGTTGAGAAACGCGGAACCCACGTTGATGACGATCTGCGAGTCGGTCTCGCGGATCAGGGCTTTGGTCGCTTCCACGTCCAGAGCGTTCAGCGCGAAGGCCTGGATGTCGGCGGGTACCTTGAGGCTACCCTTGGCCTTGACGCTGTCGATGATGGCCTGGCATTTGGAGATGTTGCGCGACGCGATAGCAATACGACCGAGTTCGTCGTTGTGCTGCGCGCACTTGTGGGCCACCACCTTGGCGACACCTCCTGCACCAATGATAAGAACGTTCTTTTTCAATTGCTTTATTTCTCCTATATCCGCCAGCTTACGAAAGGCTGGACAGGTAGTCGTCGTAACCAAATTCACGAACCACTTCGACTGTACCGTCGAGTTGTTTCACTACGATGGACGGCATTTTCAGGCCGTTGAACCAGTTTTTCTTGACCATGGTGTAACCAGCGGTGTCGATGAACGACAGCCGATCGCCGATGGCCAGCGGACGATCAAATTGATACTCGCCGAAGATGTCGCCGGCCAGGCAGGATTTGCCGCACACCATATAGGTATGCTCACCCTCGCTCGGCGCCAGCTTGGCGTTAAGGCGGTAGATCAGCAGGTCCAGCAGGTGGGCTTCGATGGAGCTGTCGACCACGGCGAGGTTTTTACCGTTGTAGAGCGTGTCGAGCACGGTGACTTCCAGGGACGCGCTGTTGGTGATCGCCGCTTCGCCGGGCTCCAGGTACACCTGCACGCCGTACTTCTCGGAGAATGCCTTCAACCGTGCGCAAAACGCATCCAACGCATAGCCTTCACCGGTGAAATGGATGCCGCCGCCGAGGCTGACCCACTTGACCTTGTGCAGCAGCGCGCCGAAGCGTTCTTCGATGGTGCCGAGCATGCTGTCGAACAGGCTGAAATCGCCGTTCTCGCAGTTGTTGTGGAACATGAAACCGGAGATTTGATCGATCACGCCGTCGATCTTCACCGGGTCCCACTCGCCCAGGCGGCTGAACGGACGCGCCGGGTCGGCCAGCAGGTAATCGGAGCTGCTTACCTGTGGGTTGACGCGCAGGCCACGGGTCTTGCCTTCGGAACGTTCGGCAAAACGCTGCAGTTGGCTGATGGAGTTGAAGATGATCTTGTCGCAGTTATCCAGCATCTCTTCGATTTCATCGTCGGCCCAGGCCACGCTGTAGGCGTGCGCTTCACCGTCGAACTTCTGGCGGCCGAGCTTCAACTCATACAGCGACGACGAGGTGGTGCCGTCCATATATTGCTGCATCAGGTCGAACACCGACCAGGTGGCAAAGCACTTGAGCGCCAGCAGAGCCTTGGCGCCGGACTGCTCGCGCACGTAGGCAATCTTCTGCATGTTGACCAGAAGCTTCTGTTTATCGATGAGGTAATACGGCGTTTTGATCATTTTTGAGAGCCTGCGGCGGTGCCTGCCAAAAAAGGACACGCATTGTGCCCGCACTTGGATCAGATCGAAAGGTTAGCCGGCGGATTTTGCTGTGCCGGTTTTACGATCTTAACCACTGAGTATGACTACTGATCGTTCCCACGCTCTGCGTGGGAATGCATCCCATGACGCTCCGCGTCACCTCACAAGCGGGACGCAGAGCGTCCAGGCGGCGTTCCCACGCAGAGCGTGGGAACGATCAACGCTGTGTAGCCAGGCTTCACTGACATCAAACCGTCATCTCCCCACCACCTTCCTGCCACATTCCCCCGTTACTGTCCTCGCCAATGAGATCGATCTCAAGCGAGTGACAATGACTGACCTGAAAGACGTTGCGCAGCTGGCTGGCGTATCCCGCGCCACTGCCGCCCGCACCTTTGCCTCCCCCGACCAGGTGCGCCCGGCCACTCGCGAGCAGGTGTTTGCCGCTGCCCGTGAGTTGGGCTTTCGGCCCAACTTGCTCGGTCGCCAACTGCGCCTGCAAACCACCCGGTTGATTGGCGTGGTGGTGCCCAACTTGCTCAATCCGGTGTTCGCCGAACAGTTCCAGGCCATGGAACGTGCGGCGCGGTTGCGCGGCTACAGCCTGGTGTTGGCGACCACCGACTACAGCGCTGAACGCGAAAGCATGGTGGTGGAAGAACTGCTGCGCCAACGTGTCGACGGCCTGGTACTGACGGTCACCGATGCCGAGAGCAACAGCGTGCTCAACAGCCTTGCCAGCGAACAGACCCCGTTCGTGCTGGCCTACCACCAACCGAGCAACCCCAGCTACAGCGCCGTGTCGGTCGACAACCGCGCCGGCATGGCCATGGCCACCCGATATCTGCTGGAAGCAGGGCACCGGCGCATCAGCATGGTTGCGGGCCCCGCGTTGCAGTCCGACCGTGCGCGCCTGCGTTACGCCGGTTACTGCGACGCGATGCAAGCCTACGGCCTCAAGAGCCGCCCGGTGATCGAAATGCCCGCGCACACCCAGGCTGAATTCGTCGCCATCGAGCCGTACCTCGAAGGCCCCGAGGCGCCCACGGCACTGGTGTGTTCCAACGACTTCCTCGCCATCAGCCTGATCGCCGAACTGCGTCGCAACGCCTGGCACGTACCCGAGCAACTCTCGGTGATGGGCTTTGACGGCATTGACCTCGGCACCCAGATGCACCCAACCCTGTGCAGCGTGGTGCAGCCCATCGCGCTGCTCGCCAGCACAGTGATTGACCAATTGCTGGCGCAGATCGCCGGCAACGCCCCGATTTCCCATTGCCTGCCTTGCCATATCCGGCCGGGCGAAAGCACTCAACCCCACGAGGAATCCCTTGATGCGCGCATTGCGTAAAACCCTGGCCGCCGTGCTGCTGTGTGGTATGGCCAGCCTGGTCCAGGCCGCCGACACCGCAATTTGCTACAACTGCCCGCCGGACTGGGCCGACTGGGGTACCCAGCTCAAGGCCATTGCCGCCAGCACCGGTGTGCAAGTGCCGCTGGATAACAAGAACTCCGGCCAGTCGCTGGCGCAACTGGTGGCCGAAAAGGCCGCACCCGTCGCCGACGTGGTGTACTACGGGGTGACCTTTGGCCTGCAGGCGCAAAAAGCCGGCGTGGTCGACGGCTACAAACCCAAGGGCTGGGAGCAGATCCCCGCCGGCCTGAAAGACCCGGCGGGCCAGTGGTTCGCAATTCACTCCGGCACCTTGGGCATCATGGTCAACGTCGATGCATTGGGTGGCCTGCCGGTGCCGCAAAGCTGGGCCGACCTGCTCAAGCCGCAATACAAAGGCATGGTCGGCTACCTGGACCCGTCCAGCGCCTTCGTCGGTTACGTCTCTGCTGTG carries:
- a CDS encoding glucarate dehydratase family protein, translating into MKIIRVTVTPIAFRDPPLLNASGIHEPFALRSIIEIESDTGYIGLGESYGDAPALAIQQQVQQQLIGLDPFNLNGLRAIVQATVAAHKPLSVAGAELAPGSHASKAVSNAYSAFEVAFLDLQAHSLNVPLVDLLGGAIRDQIPFSAYLFFKYAEHIDSPYKPDSWGEALTEAQIVDQARRMLETYGFKSIKLKAGALEPEHEVRCIKALKKAFPGVPLRIDPNANWSLATSIRMAELLGDDLQYYEDPTPGLDGMAELHTRTGLPLATNMVVTDFDEFRRSVALNSVQIVLADHHYWGGLRDTQVLAKMCHTFGLGVSMHSNSHLGISLMAMAHVAASVPNLDYACDTHYPWQEPDEEVIKGGKLPIVDGCVSITRAPGLGLELDHDQLGKLHDQYLSCGIRQRDDVKQMQRYQPQWKTVKPRF
- a CDS encoding LysR family transcriptional regulator; this encodes MEKAEIEGLWTHIHWLSVLEEHGTYTAAAARLGVSKSAVSQRISDLEKATGTRLVTRTTRSVRLTDAGLSLTREVRSAYEHIARSFSAVRDLAGEVRGLVRLTAPVAFARQQLVPHLPQFLQQYPQVRIQLDVSDALSSLAAEGYDLAVRHGFQIPETHVAWKLCDTASVLVATRDYLQRHGEPREPSNLSAHNCLFYPRGADQPAWTFERGSKHLERLTVPIAGSFATNNSEALRDAALNHLGIALLPDFSAHAALAEGKLVQVLKGWTLKGAFADEIYLIRPYSPHVPKAVNALVGFLKAQLAGGFRFEG
- a CDS encoding CoA-acylating methylmalonate-semialdehyde dehydrogenase, whose protein sequence is MPITLEHYINDQRVSRDDRYQDVYNPATGAVTARVALASRQTVAEAVAAAQAAFAGWADTPPIRRARVLFEYLHLLRERKDDLARIIVAEHGKVFTDAQGEVDRGIDILEFACGIPNLLKGEHSDQVSRGMDNWTMRQPLGVVAGVTPFNFPVMVPMWMYPIAIAAGNTFILKPSPTDPSASLFMAELLREAGLPKGVFNVVQGDKEAVDALIEHPDVKAVSFVGSTPIAQYIYESGARNGKRVQGLGGAKNHMVVMPDADIERTVDALMGAAYGSAGERCMAISVAVLVGDVGDKVIAALTERAKQLRITDGRDLKAEMGPIVSRAALERISGYIEQGVQAGAQLLLDGRDYVPTEAGLENGFWLGATLFDHVTKEMSIYREEIFGPVLACVRVDDFAAAVKLVNDHEFGNGVSCFTRDGNIAREFARRIEVGMVGINVPIPVPMAWHGFGGWKKSLFGDMHAYGTEGVRFYTKQKSIMQRWSESIEQGAEFAMPVSR
- a CDS encoding saccharopine dehydrogenase family protein, encoding MKKNVLIIGAGGVAKVVAHKCAQHNDELGRIAIASRNISKCQAIIDSVKAKGSLKVPADIQAFALNALDVEATKALIRETDSQIVINVGSAFLNMSVLRACIDTGVAYLDTAIHEEPGKVCETPPWYGNYEWNHLEECKQKNITAILGVGFDPGVVNAYAALAQQQHFDRIDSIDILDVNAGSHGKYFATNFDPEINFREFTGQVWSWQNSQWTSNTMFEVKRTDDLPVVGSQNLYLTGHDEVHSLSKNLDVPNVRFWMSFGEHYINVFTVLKNLGLLSEKPVKTAEGLEVVPLKVVKAVLPDPSSLAPGYTGKTCIGDLVKGTQNGQPREMFIYNVADHEEAFAETDSQGISYTAGVPPVAAALLVARGEWDVKHMANVEELPAEPFLKALDVMGLPTRIKDEHGDRAWDAIA
- a CDS encoding carboxynorspermidine decarboxylase, with the protein product MIKTPYYLIDKQKLLVNMQKIAYVREQSGAKALLALKCFATWSVFDLMQQYMDGTTSSSLYELKLGRQKFDGEAHAYSVAWADDEIEEMLDNCDKIIFNSISQLQRFAERSEGKTRGLRVNPQVSSSDYLLADPARPFSRLGEWDPVKIDGVIDQISGFMFHNNCENGDFSLFDSMLGTIEERFGALLHKVKWVSLGGGIHFTGEGYALDAFCARLKAFSEKYGVQVYLEPGEAAITNSASLEVTVLDTLYNGKNLAVVDSSIEAHLLDLLIYRLNAKLAPSEGEHTYMVCGKSCLAGDIFGEYQFDRPLAIGDRLSFIDTAGYTMVKKNWFNGLKMPSIVVKQLDGTVEVVREFGYDDYLSSLS
- a CDS encoding LacI family DNA-binding transcriptional regulator, encoding MTDLKDVAQLAGVSRATAARTFASPDQVRPATREQVFAAARELGFRPNLLGRQLRLQTTRLIGVVVPNLLNPVFAEQFQAMERAARLRGYSLVLATTDYSAERESMVVEELLRQRVDGLVLTVTDAESNSVLNSLASEQTPFVLAYHQPSNPSYSAVSVDNRAGMAMATRYLLEAGHRRISMVAGPALQSDRARLRYAGYCDAMQAYGLKSRPVIEMPAHTQAEFVAIEPYLEGPEAPTALVCSNDFLAISLIAELRRNAWHVPEQLSVMGFDGIDLGTQMHPTLCSVVQPIALLASTVIDQLLAQIAGNAPISHCLPCHIRPGESTQPHEESLDARIA
- a CDS encoding ABC transporter substrate-binding protein — protein: MRALRKTLAAVLLCGMASLVQAADTAICYNCPPDWADWGTQLKAIAASTGVQVPLDNKNSGQSLAQLVAEKAAPVADVVYYGVTFGLQAQKAGVVDGYKPKGWEQIPAGLKDPAGQWFAIHSGTLGIMVNVDALGGLPVPQSWADLLKPQYKGMVGYLDPSSAFVGYVSAVAINRAMGGDLDNFAPAIDYFQKLAKNAPIVPKQTAYARVLSGELPILVDYDFNAYRARYKDNANVAFVIPKEGSISVPYVMSLVANAPHRANGEKVLDFVLSDEGQALWANAYLRPVRPVQMPAEVAAQFLPDSDYARAGVVDYQKMAAVQEAFAARYLNEVK